A single region of the Solwaraspora sp. WMMD406 genome encodes:
- a CDS encoding HAD family phosphatase, with protein sequence MSSWLVFDYGQVISLPQPPDEMAAMARLAELPLDTFSEGYWRHRDVYDSGCPTERYWSLVVGRPLAASDQLVSDLVAADVASWSHLNPSTLDLLDELAAAGHRLALLSNAPEAIATAIDAAPWAAGFTHRLFSCRLALAKPDPAIFHELLRQLAAPPDQVTFVDDRPENVRAAAEAGLTALRYPEVPSPTRR encoded by the coding sequence GTGAGCAGCTGGCTGGTGTTCGACTACGGCCAGGTGATCTCGTTGCCGCAACCGCCGGACGAGATGGCGGCGATGGCGCGACTGGCGGAGTTGCCGCTGGACACCTTCAGCGAAGGCTACTGGCGGCACCGCGACGTCTACGACTCCGGCTGCCCCACCGAGCGGTACTGGAGTCTGGTCGTCGGACGACCGTTGGCCGCCTCCGACCAGCTGGTGTCCGATCTGGTCGCCGCCGATGTCGCGAGCTGGTCCCACCTCAACCCGAGCACCCTCGACCTGCTCGACGAACTGGCCGCCGCCGGGCACCGACTCGCTCTGCTGTCCAACGCTCCCGAAGCGATCGCCACGGCCATCGACGCCGCGCCCTGGGCCGCCGGATTCACCCACCGGCTGTTCAGCTGCCGGCTGGCGCTGGCCAAACCGGACCCGGCGATCTTCCACGAACTGCTGCGTCAGCTGGCCGCGCCTCCGGACCAGGTCACCTTCGTCGACGACCGTCCGGAGAACGTCCGGGCCGCCGCCGAGGCAGGTCTGACCGCGCTGCGGTATCCGGAGGTGCCCTCGCCGACCCGGCGGTGA